A region from the Arachis ipaensis cultivar K30076 chromosome B01, Araip1.1, whole genome shotgun sequence genome encodes:
- the LOC107613613 gene encoding probable LRR receptor-like serine/threonine-protein kinase At3g47570, which translates to MAPEYGLEGRVSRQGDVYSYGILLMETFTQKKPTDEMFVGEFSIKEWVKMSCPNSLLDIVDAKLLVEEGETDTKQDCLLSIMTLALNCSAESPGERTRMKDAMNALKKIKRLLLN; encoded by the exons ATGGCCCCTG AATATGGACTTGAGGGAAGAGTGTCTAGGCAAGGTGATGTGTATAGCTATGGAATTTTACTTATGGAGACCTTCACACAGAAAAAACCCACTGATGAAATGTTTGTGGGAGAGTTTAGCATCAAAGAGTGGGTGAAAATGTCGTGCCCTAATTCACTACTTGATATCGTTGATGCAAAATTATTGGTGGAAGAAGGAGAAACAGATACTAAACAGGACTGCTTGTTGTCTATAATGACTTTAGCTCTGAATTGCTCAGCTGAGTCTCCGGGTGAAAGGACAAGAATGAAAGACGCTATGAATGCTCTTAAAAAGATTAAAAGATTACTCTTGAACTAA